GATGGACTCACTGCTTTGTTCTGAGGCGCATGCAGTGGAAATGCTACCTATTTAAACATATTTATTCCCGGTATGGGAAAGCCGAAAAGGCGAGTCTCTCCGCGGCTTGCCAATCTTGTGAATCGGGATTTGGACCACCTCATGGCCCTTTCTATCATAAGCGCGGTGGAAAGGGCGAAGCCTCCTTGGGGACCGAATTCAGTCGGACGTCCATGCTGGGACCCCAAGGTGGTGGCGATTTGCCTCTTCATGAAAGTGTTCACCAACCGATCGTACGATGGAATTGAGGCATATCTTAAGACCAATGCCTTCATTGGAAAGCGACTTCAACTCCCGCGCCTGCCAGGTCACAGCGTGATCGCGAGGAGCATGGCAAAGATGCCACTCTCTTATATCCGAACACTCTCGCGACTCGTGACCTTCCAGATGCGGCGACGGGGCATGGATGTTGCCGTTGACAGCTCAGGATTCAGCCTCAAGACGAGCAGTAAGTGGTTCGACATCCGCATTAGGCGCCAATCCTCGAAAAGGATTACCTCAAGCTCCACATCGTCATCGATGTGGAGACGAACATCATTCTCCAGTTCACCATTACCGATTGGCGTGGCTCTGATTCCAGAGAGTTCAAACGATTGATCCGTGATTTGCCCCGTCTCGGGAAGGCAGCAGCCGACAAGGCGTATTCCTCGCGGGTGAACTGTCAGACAGTATCAGACAAGAAAGGGCGGCCTTTCATTGCTTTCAAGGCAAATGCCAAGGGTAGACCTAAAGGCTATCCGGCATGGCAGATCTCCTTCCGGGCGTATACGGAACACCCGGAAGAATGGCTGGATGCCTACCACATAAGGAGTGTGGTGGAGGCTGCGTTTTCCAGTATTAAGCGCTGTTGGGGTCCCGATATCAAGAGCGTTAAAGGTTGGCTGAAGCGGAGAGAACTGGCCATTAAGGTAGTGGCGTATAACCTTAAACGCGTGCTCTATATCGAGCTGGGGAAGGAGTGGGGAATTCCCCTCTGGTCGAACTGCCAGTAATTTCAGGTTCTGCCACGAGGCGAAGCCCACGTTCGCCCCCATCTACTCTGTATGCTCTCCTCCATGATAATACCTATCCCTTATGATGGCCACGGCGTAGGTATTCACTCCAGCGAATCGACTTTCGGGATGAAGCCGCTTCTTTAGAAAGCTTTTTATGCTGCGCATACAATTGACATCTAGTGGAGGAAAAGGGAGGGAATGAATTTTTCACCTCCCAACCGACGAATTTAGCCCTCTCTTTTTCTCCTCTCCTTATGGACGCCTTGTGTGTGATCGGATGCGGACTTTGGCGTAATTGCCGGCCATGGCACCAGATTTAATAATGACAACAACGAAGGCAGGGCAAAGCGAGACAAGAATGAATGAACGCTGACGAGATCGGAGAGGCGGAGCGCTCGTTTCGGGACTCCTTCAGAGAGTCGATGCAGCTGCGCAAGCTCACTTCAGAAGCTATAACTGCGTTCCAAGCCCTCATCTATGCCTATTTCCGCGAGCACGGTCGCAAGCTTCCCTGGCGCGAGACGAATGACCCTTATCACATCCTCGTCTCTGAGATCATGCTCCAGCAGACGCAGGTTGAACGTGTTATCGAAAAATACGAGGCGTTCATCAACGCGTTCCCCGATTTCCACGCGCTGGTGCAAGCGCCGCTCCAGGAGATCCTGCAGGTGTGGCAAGGGCTGGGCTATAACCGACGTGCCATTGCGCTAAAGCGAACGGCTGAAACGGTCGTTACGGTCTATGCAGGCGCGCTCCCTTCTGAACCCACTGAGCTCGTCAAGCTCCCGGGAATCGGCCCATACACCGCTGCTGCCATTCTCACCTTCGCGTTCAGCCAACCCCAGGTGTTCATCGAGACGAACATCCGAACCGTCTTCATCCACTTCTTCTTCGCTGAACAAAGCGAGATTGCTGATGCTGAGATTCGCCCGCTGGTGAAACAGACGCTCGACGCGGAAGAGCCGCGAAGATGGTATTACGCGCTCATGGACTACGGCGTCCTGCTCAAGCAGCAGTACCAGAACCCCGGTCGACGCAGCGCGCACTACCAGAAGCAGACGCCGTTCAAAGGCTCAAACCGTGAGCTGCGAGGCGCTCTTCTGCGAGCATTGACGCGCGAATCGCGTGTATCTGAACGCGAACTCATCCAGGTCGTCGGCGCAGATCCAGAGCGTATGGAGCACGCTCTCGGTCAACTCCAGAACGAGGGGCTGGTGAAGAAGAGCGGTTCATACTTCCATATCGCGTGAAGTACACCTGCAGTATACCGCCCGCCGTACGTAGCGTAGTCTGCCGGACAAAAAGAGCCGCGCAGAGCGCTGCGACCGATCGCGGTGGGCGGGAATCGTGCCTCTTGGACCGCGTAACAACATTCTTGACCTGAGAAAGGGTGATATATAGGGGTGTTCCTACCTACTACTACAAAATGAAGATGGAAGATAACTTAGTAAAGGCAGCGCATGTGCTCGTGCATCCGATACGGTTCAGGATCGTGGAGTAGCTCACAAAGAGGCCGATGCACGTCAGTGAGATCAGCAAGATGTTAGGCGAAGAGCGGCGACTTATCTCTTATCATCTCGATACGCTCGAGGAACACGGCTTCGTGGAGAGCAAGCATGAGATCTCCGAGCACCCAAAATCAAAAGGAAAAGCTCTACGGGTCTACTGGACGACAGATAAGGTAAAGGGCGTTATCGGGGAGATAAAACGGATGTGACGACCGTATCGGTCTTCTTTCCCTAGCTCTTTACGTAGTCCTGATAGCTGCCTGCTTCTGCAGAGGGACGGTCAGGCATTGTCACGCAGTCTTTCCACCTTCTGCACGTACGCATCCATGTCAAATTTCCGTTTCAGGCCTGCCGCGCTCATGTACCGCACCTTCCCGACAATCGCGCGTTCTTGCCACGGGCGGTCATGGGTTCCGAAGCACCACGCGATACCGGTGATGCCATTCGGGTCTCGTCCGTCCAGCTCGTATGTATCGTTGAGGAACAGCGCAGTGGTAAAAGCAGCCTCAGGCGTGCTGCTCCACTCGAGGATCTTCTTCCCCCAGTACATCCGCAGGTAGCCGTGCATCTTCCCGCAGCGCACCATCTCCATCTGAGCGGCATTCCAGTAGCGATCATGTGTCTCTGCATGCTCCAGCTCCGCGCGCGTATAGAGGTACTCCCGTGGATCTTCCGCATGCTCCTGCAACGTTTTCCGCGCCCATTCAGGGAGACCGTCAAGCGAGTCGCAGGCGAGATTGTAATAGCAGTAGTTTTCCGCGAGCTCCCGTCTCACGATAAGCTCTTCAAAAAACGTCTCCCGGGCATGACGGGGCGCTTCTGACCGGTTAACTTCCAGAGCGACGCGTTGCGCGGCGATCTGTCCGAAGTGGAGATACGGTGAAAGATTCGAGAGCGCATCCTTGCTCGGATCGTTTCGCTGCTCGGGGTATGCTCCCAGTTTATGCTCCAGAAACTGCTGTAATACCTGATACGCGGCTGTTTCACCCGGCTCCAGCCATTTCACCGCCGATACAGGCTCATCTACGCGTAACGTTCTTACGGCATATCTCCAGTCGATGGTCTTCAGTGATTCTTGCCACTCATGAGGGTGCCTGCGGAGCGGGGTGAACTCCTCCAAAAAGTCCGGCACTGCACGGGTTATCTTCGGCCGAAAGGTACGGGCCGCATACTCCTGCTTTGGCGATGCGAGCCAGCAGGGGACGATATTGTGCGTGTCAACCTCGTAAAAAGGGCACTCGATCTTCTCTGCTATCCCCGCCTTCCAATTCCGATTCATTCTGAGGGGCGTGAAATCGGATACCAGAACGCCAACGTCGTTACTCCTGACAAAGGTGGGGATCTCCATCTCCGGTGAACCGGTGACCACCACGAGCGGGATGTTCTCCGCTGCTAAACGCTTCTCCACCTCCTGTAAACCCGCGATCATGAACAGATACTGCCGCATCGTAGCGTCGAGAAAGTGGGGGACAAGGCAGAAGATCACGACCAATGGTGCTTTACGGCGTATCGCGAGTTCCTGAGCGAAGAGCAGCGCCCAGTTATCGTGCATTCGTTGGTCTCGACTCATCCAGTAGACCACAGGTCCCTGGCTCTCCTCCTCACCGCCTTTCAACAGGCGTACACGATTCGGATTCATGTTATCAGGTGGTGATCTTGCCGGGTTATCGTTACCATCGGGCTCTTCACTGCTCGCTCAATAAGAAGCGCTAGGAGAAATAAGCGGCTATTTCCGCGATGAAGACTAAGAGCAGGACGAGCGGAATAACGTATTTGATCAGCGGGAACAGGAGGTCACCAAGCGTCCAGCGAGCGTTCCTGTTCATCTCGGTCTCAATTACCTGTTTCTTGAAGAACCAGGTAACGGCGATTGCGATAAGCAGAGCGGATAGGATGATACACAGTGTACCGAAGAATTGATCCACCAGATCAAGAACGGGCATATTGAAGAGCTGGAGATTCAACCCCGAGTAACTCAGGGCAGCGGGTAATCCGAGCACCAGCACGATTCCGGATAAGAGCGCGGTCGCTCTGAATCTGCTCAGGGCGGTCTCGTCCACCAGCGCCGTCACCCCGACCTCGAGGAGTGAAATGGCTGAGGTCAAAGCGGCGAAAAAGAGCAGCAGGAAGAAGATGGCGGCCAGTACCGCGCCGTAAGAGATCTGAGCAAAGATGAGCGGGAGCGTGATAAACGCCAGGCTCACCCCCGCCGTGGGCTCAAAGCCGAACGAAAAGACGATCGGGAAAATCAAGAGACCACTGGAGAACGCGATAAGGAGATCGCTTAATGCGATGATCCCTGCATTACTGATCAAACTGATATCCTCCTCGAGATAGCTCCCGTAGGTCAGCAGGATCCCGAAGCCGACGCCGAGCGAGAAGAATGCCTGTCCAAAGGCCGCGATCCATACCGAGAAATCAGCGAGCTTCGCGAAATCGGGGGTGAGGTAGAAGGAGATGCCTGCCCGTGCATTCGGGAGCATCAGGGCATAGACGATCATGAACGCGAGAAGCAGGATGAACGCGGGAACCAGCACCTTGTTGGCGCTCTCGATGCCTCCCCGGATGCCTTTCACGACGATCATGGCCATGATGAGCACGACAATGATGAAGAAACCAGGCGAGAGATAGGTTTGGATGAAGTTCTCGAAAACGAGGTCTATGTTCGTAACGGCAAACAGAAAGAAG
This genomic stretch from Methanomicrobia archaeon harbors:
- a CDS encoding IS4/IS5 family transposase, yielding MLEKDYLKLHIVIDVETNIILQFTITDWRGSDSREFKRLIRDLPRLGKAAADKAYSSRVNCQTVSDKKGRPFIAFKANAKGRPKGYPAWQISFRAYTEHPEEWLDAYHIRSVVEAAFSSIKRCWGPDIKSVKGWLKRRELAIKVVAYNLKRVLYIELGKEWGIPLWSNCQ
- a CDS encoding A/G-specific adenine glycosylase, yielding MNADEIGEAERSFRDSFRESMQLRKLTSEAITAFQALIYAYFREHGRKLPWRETNDPYHILVSEIMLQQTQVERVIEKYEAFINAFPDFHALVQAPLQEILQVWQGLGYNRRAIALKRTAETVVTVYAGALPSEPTELVKLPGIGPYTAAAILTFAFSQPQVFIETNIRTVFIHFFFAEQSEIADAEIRPLVKQTLDAEEPRRWYYALMDYGVLLKQQYQNPGRRSAHYQKQTPFKGSNRELRGALLRALTRESRVSERELIQVVGADPERMEHALGQLQNEGLVKKSGSYFHIA
- a CDS encoding transcriptional regulator; its protein translation is MHVSEISKMLGEERRLISYHLDTLEEHGFVESKHEISEHPKSKGKALRVYWTTDKVKGVIGEIKRM
- a CDS encoding sodium-dependent transporter, with product MPREHWGSQLGFLLAAIGSALGLGNVWRFPYVAGQNGGGAFLIPYILSLLLFGIPLAVLEFAVGRHFKRSIVTAMRFIRRELIWIGIGAVLVSTIVLSYYLVITGWTLAFFLFAVTNIDLVFENFIQTYLSPGFFIIVVLIMAMIVVKGIRGGIESANKVLVPAFILLLAFMIVYALMLPNARAGISFYLTPDFAKLADFSVWIAAFGQAFFSLGVGFGILLTYGSYLEEDISLISNAGIIALSDLLIAFSSGLLIFPIVFSFGFEPTAGVSLAFITLPLIFAQISYGAVLAAIFFLLLFFAALTSAISLLEVGVTALVDETALSRFRATALLSGIVLVLGLPAALSYSGLNLQLFNMPVLDLVDQFFGTLCIILSALLIAIAVTWFFKKQVIETEMNRNARWTLGDLLFPLIKYVIPLVLLLVFIAEIAAYFS
- a CDS encoding deoxyribodipyrimidine photo-lyase → MNPNRVRLLKGGEEESQGPVVYWMSRDQRMHDNWALLFAQELAIRRKAPLVVIFCLVPHFLDATMRQYLFMIAGLQEVEKRLAAENIPLVVVTGSPEMEIPTFVRSNDVGVLVSDFTPLRMNRNWKAGIAEKIECPFYEVDTHNIVPCWLASPKQEYAARTFRPKITRAVPDFLEEFTPLRRHPHEWQESLKTIDWRYAVRTLRVDEPVSAVKWLEPGETAAYQVLQQFLEHKLGAYPEQRNDPSKDALSNLSPYLHFGQIAAQRVALEVNRSEAPRHARETFFEELIVRRELAENYCYYNLACDSLDGLPEWARKTLQEHAEDPREYLYTRAELEHAETHDRYWNAAQMEMVRCGKMHGYLRMYWGKKILEWSSTPEAAFTTALFLNDTYELDGRDPNGITGIAWCFGTHDRPWQERAIVGKVRYMSAAGLKRKFDMDAYVQKVERLRDNA